The genomic region cctcagcaaaaagaggaggattggcagcagttagctcagggctaatcttcctcaaaaaaaaaacaaacaaaaaacagggaGGGTACTGAGGTTGTGTCCAGAGTTCTCCTGGTGGAGGGGTCATAGATGAGCTGTCTACACTCGCCTAGAATTCACTAGGCTTGACTGTTCTTTATGACAAGTAAATGAACAAATCTCTCAGTTTATGTAAAGCAGCTGTGTGGTATGCCTAATACCATTCCCTCCTGGGCCCAGCTGCATGGCTGTTGCCTGGCCAGGGACAGGATGGACCTGGAGACCCTACAGAAGTTTCCCAGCCCCCTAAACTTCACTTGCCAAAGGTATCTCCTTCCCACTTCAGTGTGACATGTGACACATGGCAATCATTTTGGAGAAAGGCCATACGGGAGAAGAATCAGTCCACATGCCCAAAGAGAACTGATGGATTGACACATGTCCACTTAATTCTCTTCTCTCAAACACTTGTAGACCAGAGGGAAAATGGAATCAGAAACAAATCCATCCAGGTAGGAAAAAGCCCAGTTGGAATCAGCTCATTGCTGAGATTTATGGAAATCTTTAGTCATTGGAAGGCAATCTTGGGAGAATGAAGAGATGCAAGATCCCAGGATCTGCACCTGGCTGCCAGCTGGCCATGGACAAGGCAACATGCAGGTGAGCCCCAGGAAGGTGAGGAGGGGCAGACTGCAGACTCTGTGGCTTTCCTGCTTCCCCACACAGTCCAGTTCACTCTGGGCTGCTACTTTCAGTGTGGTGACCTCCACAGGGAGGCTCAGGATCCAAAGATGAAGATGCCAATGGGGGTGAAGAAGAATGGTAAACTTTGCAGGCAAGAAGAGGAAGTAGAGAGAATGGAggtggaagagaatgaggaaggATGACTGAGGATAGTTCTGGATGATGTGGTGCCATGGGCTTTGGACGATtgcagagaggctgggagagccGGCTCCTGTCTACAGGTCCCCCTGAGCTCTGCActcttctttttgttgtattGCTGCTGAGGCCTATTCCACCTCCCAATGAGAGGCAACTCAGGAAATTGACTCCCTGTCCCGACTCCTTCTCTGGGATGGCGAAACAGtactgaagaggaaggaagaaagcccAAAGAAACAGAGGGTTTCTCTCCTGGCTGAGGTTTGTCAGTACCACCCACTGACACGGGGAAAAGGCAGCTCCCCAAGCAGGCCTCAGGCTGGCATGAGGCCACAAACAAGAGACCTGATCTTTGTCCTGCTCAGCAGCCCACCTGGGCTGGCCTGGACAACCTTTCTTGTGTACTAAGGTTTTCAGCTGACCCATGGCCCTTGGTAGAGTAGGAAAAGGCAACAGAGCTGGAAAGTAGAGAATTTGCTTGATGCTTTGTCTGTGTAATTCCTTTCCTGTTGCAATGTGCAAATCTTTACTTGCATTATGTGAAAAAGTCAGTAAAAAATCATCAGAAACGTTTACTACCAGCCTAACTCCACTGCCCATGCATTGCTCCCAAGAAAGCTAATTAAGCCCCATTGCTGTTAGAGTTACATGCTTTCAAAGGCTTGttatgacaagaaaaaataaCGAAGTCATGGTTTCTCCAAGTTGTAAGCATCCAAGTCAAAACACACTGTTTTCCTTGCCCCCCACACCCCAGACAGGCTTCCCGGCTGCTTTGCCTATctcattcatgcatgcatgccCTCATTGTCCTTCAGCCAGTGCATACCCAACTCCTACTCAGTGCCAGACCCAGAGAAGACTGGgacctgccctcaaggggctcagtttgcagaaagagagagagaggtacaCAGATTATTCCCATAAACTACAGAAAATGCTACCTCAATATGTATTGCAATCCTTCCCACTAGGATCCCAGTTCCCATAGAATTCCCTCCACCTACCTCTGTTCCGTGGATGTGAGGGGGAGGGACAGGCCCAGTAGAAAATCATGCCCTTAGGCCCTCTCCTAATCAGCCCACATGTCCTACTCCAGGTAACAGAGATTCAGACATGACTCAGACAGTTCAGGAGAAGGGGCAGCTTGCTCAGCCCTTCCATCAGGCTTAGTTCCACACATCCTCAGGGTAGTCTCTTAGAGGCGGCCCTACCTCCTGACCCCTCTGTGGCTCTGCTACTGCACACTACTGAGAATCACTCCTTACCACCAGGGATTTCAGGCCATGTGACATAGTCACTCTCTCCACTGAGCTTCATCTTTGTCTGATCAGAGTGGATTGTGATAGGGCTTGTTTGCCCTGTCATCTTACTCAGTGCCCAGGAAGCTTCCAGGAGTCACCTAAAGAGTTCCTGCCTTCCAGGAAAGATGGATAGAATGGGGCAGGGTCTCTGATCGTGAAGGAAAATCCTTATGGCAAGTAGAAAGGGCCATTGTCCCTTAGGCTTCTGCTAGCATCTACTAGGATGTATGATTTCAATTCGGTTcaattcaatttaaattttagttaaatttGGCACTTTTGCGCCCTAGTACAAGGACGGCACCATACTAGGCCCCAAGGATGCAGCAGAAACCAAGACAGTTGAGCCTACTCTACCCTCACGGAGCTTGCAGTCTCCAAGTCTGACCTTTGCCTGGCTGCTGCTCAAAGCCCTGAACCTGGAGGGCTTGACTGCTGATCCTCAGTGCAGGACTGCTGTCCTGCCCTGCAGTGGGTGTGGCCAGAGCATCACCAGGCCAGGCTGTGAGGGCTAAAGTCACAGTCAGGCATCATGGTTGTCTGAGGAGAGCCCTCCCTGGCTCCTCCACTTTCTGGGCTGGGTAGCAGCAGGTATCAGTTGAGCAGCAACATCAACATCAGTGGGTTACCACTGCTATTTATGTATTAATAACTCCTCCAGCAGGGAGGCCTGGCATGGGCATCAGTTTTCCAGAAAGGTGGTCTTTCTGACAATGAGTTGACAGTGCAGATTGAGTAATTCATAGTAAAACTGGACAAAGGACATCCTCCATTTGCCACTGAGAGCAGAAAGACCACATGTTCGGCTGAGCCCTCCCCCACTCTGTCTTTGCTGATTCCATCCAAACCCACCCTCCATCCCCTAATCTGCTCTAGGGATCTTCTTGGGGCTCAAGGGTGGCTATGTCCCTCTCCTAGCCCTGTCTGGCACAGGGCCTGAGGAGGCTGGAGGTTTAGGAGTAAGCTGATGTGCTGCTAGGACTCAGGGTAGGACTTGGGGGGCACAGTGGTTGCTGAATCAGAGCCACTGGGGTCACAGAGGATGCTTCCTCAGTCTCTCATTTGCACTCTAATAATTGTACTGGACACAAGAAGGCAGAGCTGTGCTCCCCATGTGCTCCTCAAACAAGAGCAGGACTCCATGCCCTTGAGCATCCCACAAGCCCAGCTCCTTGAGCAGCCCAACTCAGGGACTGTTCCCTGAGGCTAAGTTCATCAAGGACAAGCTGGTCCTCTCCCCCAGGCACGCCCAAAGACAAGCTGCTGCCATCTCCCAGCAGGACCTCCTCACCCCTGCCATCATGGGTTGGAGCCAGCCCCTTCACCTTTCTCTCCCAAGACCTTTTGCAACAGAGGTGCTGAGGAAAGTGGAGATTGATCCCTGGAAATGGAATTGGTCTGACCTGAGCTCCTAGCCGTTTCCACAAGTCCCAAACTTGAGCTTTGCCCTCCACAGCCTGTGGCTGGGACAGCATGAGGACAGAAGGCAATAGTACCCTCAGCCCTGGCCCTGGGAGCCCTGGCCAGCTGCCACTGGATGTTCCCTTCTGTCCTAGTGGGTGCCCAGAGCTGTGGAGACAGCTTTGGGCAAAGTGTTCCTTGAGACTTCAAGGTGCCCCCACTCCAGGGTCGACCCAGAGAAAGTGAGTCATCTGTTGCCCCATCCTAGTCGGCTTCTAGCGCCAACAGTTTTCCCCCAGGGCCACAGACTGGGGAGACCCCCAACCATGCAACTGGAGACGCCTGGCTTCCATCCAGGGCCCTCCCAGATCCCACAGTACTTTAGGCCCTCAGGAGCTCTaaggctggaggaagaggagactgGGGAGCATCCAACAGGCGCTGGGTCCTACTGTGTGCAGGCCCCGCACTGGCCTCCAGGGCACGAAGCCTGGAGGCATACAAAAACTAAAGCGAAGGAGTGAGCAGAGGAAGAGTCCTTATTGTTTTCGCCTATATACATCTCAATACTGGCGAAGCCCTAGGAGCGGGGGCCATTCGGAAGCCAGGGCCCCAGACTCGCCCCTCCTATTCCCTGCCGGCTTCCCTGTCCGAAGGAGAACGGCCCCGGCGAAGGGCGGATTCCGAACCCGAGCTACACTTGCCCCAGTGCCCTCAGGGACTGTGCAGCAGTGGCTCAGCGAGAAAAAAACCGGCCCAGTTGCACCCCTAGTCCGCGGCCTACCTCCGGGCGGTGTCCCGCCGCCTGCCAAAGGCCTTAGCCCTGCCCACAGCCCCGTTCGGCCCCGCCCTCCCCCAGTCCTTAGTCCAGCCATCTGTGGTCTCAGCTCCGCTCTTGGCGGCACTCCGCCGGATCCTCCGGGCTAGGCCTTAGCCCCGCCCACGTCCCACCCCTCCCAGCTCTCAGACTCTCCCCACAACAGCTGCGTTACTTAACCCCGCCCGGAGTCCGACTCGTCAGCCCTGCCCACAGTTGGCAGGCTTCCTCTCGCCTCTGGCGCCACCTCCTGGGAGTCTGCGAGCACTGTCCCTCTCTTAGGCCCAGAGCTACTGGCAATTTGCTCTCTGCTGTACTCATCCGGCGGGCACCTGGAGCACCCCCAAGGTTCAGAGCTGCCCCCATCACCACCCCGAACCCACCAGGGCACCGTCCTGGCCACTAGGAGCCTTCCACAGTGACATGAACAAACCAACTTCGCTCCACTCCAGCTGAGACTCTAGGGTCACGTCCACCAAAGTTGGAGGCAGCTCAGCTAGTGAGGGCCCCAGTGGCCAGGTCTCCGTGCTGCGCTTGCCCCAGGCTATCCTCAGGCGGCAggcagcctcctgcaggaacaccccacccccagcagatTGGAAGCCTCACTTTGAATCTCACACCCTATCTTTTCTGGGTCTCCGTAAGGGAAATGGTACCCAGCATCCCCCAGTGGGAGTTTCAAATAATTCTTTACTGCTCTACAATATGAACACAattttacaatcagaaaaaaaccTAAAGTGTTTGGGTCACATTTAGAATTGAATGTGCCTTGCactagcctctctgggcctcagtcacCTTGTCTCAAGATGGTGCTGAGAAGATAGGCAAAGCAGGAAAAGAGTAAGTCATTAGCTGattgatatttttaagatataGTAATATTATAGAGAGGAATGAAGCTTACCCTCAAAAGACTGATGCTTTAGAGGAGCTAGGAAAGGGCCTGGCGTAGGAGCTTTTTCAGCCTGTTAGGAACAAGTGGAGGCCAAGCTGGGAGCTGCAATAGGGCAAGTCATGTAGAACCTCCAGTCTCCACCAAACTGGTGGTATTCTAGAGGTCTAGGCTGGCCAGGAGGTCCCAGACACCCGAATATTCCCCAGCTAATAGCcctggcccaggcctggcccaaGGATCTTGGCCCAAGACAGTGTCTTTATACCAGGAGACAATGCAGATTCTTCTAGCCTCACTTagattctctgtctctttcacagGCAGAGGCGTTGGTAGTGACTTGTCATCCCAATTCACCCCTCAGTTCCCAGGGTGTCTCAGAACCCCTTGGAGACCCAGTGCTGTCCCCCCTCACAGACGGGAAAGCCAGGCCAGATATCCCAGGAACTTGCCCTGGGTCAGAGGCAGATGAGAAGGCAGATTCCTCTGGGTCTGAcagacccctcctccctccctgtgtcccttcctgcctgccccTTCCCTCTACCACTCCCTCTCCAGCTCAAAAGACCTGAGTAGACAGTCCCCACCCCACCAAGGAGAGGTTAGGGTCCTGGCACGAGAGTGTTGGGAAGCAGGGGTCTACCAAGCCAGACAGTAGATATTCCCAAaggagagggcagagcagaggtCTGAGGTCCTGTGGCTTCTCTTCCTGCCCTGCTGACCTTCCTGTTCTCTGCTTGAGTCTAGGACAGTGAGTCCACTCATAATCCAGTGGAATTCCAAATTCAGGTTAAGCAGAAGTTCCTGAGGCCAAGAGAACAAGGGGAGAGTCACTTCCTGGGTACCTCGTGCTAAGCCTTAGTGGGTGAGGTGTGTATCGCTGAACAGGtacggggtgggggcgggggtgcagCCTTTCCTGGGACATACCAGTGTCGTATTTCACAGTTATTTGACCCTCAACAACTCCCCATTCTGGGACTCAGCTCTATTTGCAATATGGCACCATTCTCCACTCTGGGTCCTGAAGGTTGTAAGCAGAGCAGCAGCCTGGGGGCTGTAGGTGGAAATGGTGAGGACCCTGTGGCGATGGGGGTGAGCCCAGAAGAGGCACCAGTTGTTCTGTGACCAGTGGCCCCTGATCATGCCTCCAAAGACACAGCTGCTGCATCCCCCTGCTTCCCACACCCTGGGCAGTTCCCGGGACAACCCAGCCACTTCCTGGCACTAAGTCATGATAAGCCTACCCAGCTGGCCTGTCCATCCCAGGCAGGGCACATAGAGGCAGGCTCTCAGAATCTATAGGCCCAACCAGACCAAAAGAGCCTGGCCAGAAATAATTTTCCCCTTTTCCCCACTCCAAGGCCAAGCCTTCCTTGAGATTACCTGGGAGACTGGCAAGCCCAAAGCCCACAAGGCAGTGGGCACAGGAGCTGGAGCCAGAGGAATCCCTTAGTCCCCATTTTTGCAAGGGTCCAGACTCAGGGAACCCTGCCCAGGAGCTGCAGGGGCTGACCCACTCTGGGACAGATGGCATATGGCAGGACCTTTCccaccaccctcccaccccacccagtcTCACTGGGTTTTCTGCCCTTGCACcccactctacagatgaggaaattgaggctcaaggaGACTTGTCTCAGCTGACTCAGGTGGAAGAGTTGCTTAAAGAGGGCTCACACGTCAGCAGAGCTTCTGGAGCATACACTCACCCCTCCCAGTGGACACAGAAATAGTAAGGTTGTGGAGGCTATCGAGTCAGCTGCTCAAAGGCCACCTCTGAGTGAGCCTGGCTGGGTCCCCTCTTCTATCACATGGACTCCAGCTCCCCACCACTTATGTCCTAGAATGTGTAGGAGCCAGGGAAACAGATGCTTGGAGGCAATGGCATTGTAATAAAGACGCTGCTTTTATTTAGTTTGATATGTTTCTATACAGAATGCAGAAAACACATCTTAAAATCatatagaaggaaataaaaacacatcagTGGTTGGTGAACACTTGAATGTGAAATTGGCTCTCTGTCTCACAAAGTCCACCGGCCATCGCCTGACTGGTGCTCAGGGGAGGAGGCTGCCTACAAAGgcattgttgctgttgttattctGTTCACTGCCCCATCGCCTCCATTTGCTATGGCAACAGGCCATTCTGGGCCAGCCATGTCTCTGAGTGGCAGTGCCCAATGGTGTTGCTAGGGGCAACAGAGCTGTTTGGAAGGCCTTTCAAAGCCCTTACCTGGAACATTggggattgtttattttttgatgaggtcATCAAAAATAATCTCACCAGGTCAGACCCTACTTGTGCTCGTGACTCTGGGGCACTGCGGAAACTCTGGCTTGGAAGCACTAGGCCCAGTCACAGAGGTCTGCTGAGCGCTCATCCACAGACTCCCACAAAAGGGGCACTGCTCACTCAAGTAAtccactgggggctggggagagcagagggacTGAGCCTTGTGGGAGAAGGTGCAATGGGAAGCTCCCCGTACCCTCCTACCTGCCCTCCCCTCCTGAGGCAGCACACATGAATCCTCTGCAAAAACGGTCGATATGGCTTAGAAGTGGCTGCTCGGTGTGCAAAGGGAGCCTGGGTCCACCCACCTGCCCTCAATCACTGAAGGGATACATTATTGCAAAAGGCATTCCTAAAAGGTACCCCAAATAACTCCCAGACATCAGGAATAGTCATGTTCAAAATGGTTTCTTCCAAAGGAGGAGAATCAAAGCAGAGTGGGTACCCCTGAGACATGGGACAGAGAtccagatggatggatggacattctgctaaaaaaggcaaaagaagccCCAGTGTAATTCTAGAATTTAAACTGTTAGgaaaaggaggggagaaaaaatcaaaatgagcAAAGCCGTCAGTTCCATGGAATCAACACTAAGAGGTTGTACAAACTGCTGTAAGCATcaccatttttaatcttttttttttaataaaacaatttgaGGCTGTATAAAAACTTTAGTAAAAAATTAGCTTTGAGAACCCACAGATTTTTACTATGAACTATTGCTGGCACTCCTCCCTAGCCAGAAGACCCTTCCCAGTCATTCAGGCCCAAGGCCTGGGACTGGAGCGCCAGAGAAGAGGGGTGGGGTGGGTCAGGGTGGGGCTGTGGACTGGTTGGGACAAAGCGGCCAAGGTCAAGTGAGGAAAGAGTATCACATGACATAAAAATATTGCATCTTCACCAAAATGTCCCCCACTGAGTGTTTCAAAAACCATGATATTCCTTTTTGAGGGAGGAATAACAGACAGAAGAAGGGTAAAAGAAAACAGGTTGATGTGGTCGAGTCCCTCGACCTCCCCAGGCACCCCCATAAGCAGCTGGCCCACCCTGGAGCACCTAGGTTGGGGGCCACGGCCACCACTGCCTCTTGGAGTCCCCTTTCCATGGAAATAAAGACCCCTTGGTGGTGGGCCGCTAGCATGCATGGGGTCAGGGTACGGATGTTCATGGCCCAAGAGGCCCCTCCAgcttccagcccctggcaacagcGGGAGAGCAAGCCCAGCACCAGGGCCCTGGCCCTTGAGCCAGGGCCGGAAGGCCCCCAGTCAGTCTATGGGGTATCAGAGCAACCAAGTTTACGTAGTGTGAAAAAATAGGATTCCTTTGATAAAAAATACTGTCCCTTGGTCTTCTCTAAGTTTGAAACACCCTGGGAGCTTATTTTTAGCAAAGCAATTTCCCATACCCACCCCAAAATTATACATACAAGTTTAGGTAAACAGCAGATTAAATGTAAAAACTTAACCTTAACTTCTGAAAGTCCTTTGAATTTAATCTTTAGCTACTGTTTTCCATGTTACATCCTGCAGCTAGACACACGTGAATAGAAAAAACAGTACAGTTAGTGTTAAAGGCAAAACGCAGAGGGCCGGGAGGCTGCCCAGCACTGCCTGCAAGTTCATTCACGGTTCCTCGCTCCCTCCATCTACCTCTACTCCAAACGGTGCTTTCAGAGCCAGCCATCAAAAACGCAGCGAAGAATTTTCtatgaacaaacaaaaagctgttaggcaaaaaataaaagtaaaaatgtccCCAAAGTCTCTCCAGCTGCTTTGGGGTTTAGGAGGACCAGAGAGGGCAGGCTTGTCCAGGCCCcgtgtgtgtcagtgtgtgcTAGGTCAGGTGTCGGCTCCCAGTGGGCGATGGTCTGCAGGCCACGGATCTCCACAGACAATACCATGTTGTCTCCAGGGCCCTGCCCGACCCCTGCCTCCACCCAGGCGCTTGTGGATTAAGGGGGTACGTAGGGAGGGGGCGACCGGTATGGGGTCATGTTCTTGGGACGGGAGCCCTTGCCCTCCATGGGGGCTGTGAAGGGCGGTGGAGGCTGGTAGGGAGGTGCATTGGGATCCTCATCCCGCAGGGGCGTGTACTCTCCCACGGTGTCCTGGTTCAGAGGAGTGGTCTCGGGCACGCTCTGGTTGGGGTACTCGGGAGGGGGTAGGGGGGCTTTTTCCTCCTGCAGGATGAGTGGCAtgctggaggagggtgggggctTGGAGTCATCCAGCTCATCCGCAAAGATGATAGGCACCCCCTTCTTGATGAAGGTGGCCTGGTCCTCAAGGGTGAGCTTGCCCTTCCGCTTCTTGCGATAGCAGATCATGGCAATGATGCCAGCGATGAGCAGAATGGCTGCAACCACCACAGCTGGAATGACTGTGTGCAGGTAGACGTCATCCTCGCTGCTCTTCTCAGGGTCCCTAGCTGGCACCTCCGTAGGTGGTGCCTCTGAGGGCACCTTCTTGGGTGGTGCCACAGGGATAAACTGTAGATGCCGGCAGCTGCCAGAGCCCGTGACAGCAATGCTCATGGCTTTGAAGTCAGGCTCCAAGGCGTTCAAGAAGGCAGCCCGAGGTTTCCCATCATCCTCAGCGATCCTCCGGCTAAGCCCCGTGATCTGCTCCTTGGGACAGGGCTCCAGAGGCAGTGTGTTGTTGGTCCATTCCACCACAATGGAGCCCCGTGTGATATTCTGCAGAGTGATGGTACTACAGTTGCGGTCCCCAAAGGCGAAGGCCAGCTTCTTCACCAGGGCAATCTTCTTATGGATGTCATTCAACACTGGTGCTGGGTCACCCACAAATTTGGCCTTGAATCGTGCAGGAGCCTTGTCTCCTTGAGGGCGCCTGTGAACATGGATCTCAAAGGCATCCACAGCTGATAAGCCCCCCTTGTCTGTGGCATGCATGAAATACTCATGCTTGCCCACGTGGCTGCTGTCAGGCAGGCCATACATGAGCTGGCTGTTGCTGTTGAACTGTACCCAAGACTTTTCACCTACAAGCTGCTGCTCCCGAAGCTTCAGAGTCAGCTTCAGCTTATCAGTCGTGGTGTCCTCGTTGTCATAGAAGGTGTCTGATGGGATCTTCACCTCAAAATAGGTGCCAACCCAGGCATCCACCCTGTCAATATGGTTCTTGAGCTCTGGTCGCTGGTTGGGTTCTCCACGGGGCACCCCACTGGTGGTGGTGCGGATGCGAGTAGGTGGGGAGGCAGTTTCCAATCTGGTGATGGGAGCTTTGGTGGTGACCCGGGGCACTGGTCGGGGTGTCCGTGGCTTCTTAGTTGGCCTTCGAGTTGTGGTGGTTGAGGAGTCAGTAGAAGGCGTGGCTGATTTTGGCGTGGATACTCTTGGCTTCTTTGTGGTAGTTGTGGGAGGGGTGACAACTGCTGTGGGCTCCACATAGCCAGGAATGGTCATTGTTGGGCGGATCTGGCCCGAAACTGTGGTGCCAGCCTCTGACACCCGAGTGGGCTGGATGGGGCCTAGAGTTGGGGTCTGAATAATGGCACCTCGAGTCCGAATGGTGACCGTGGGCTTCCCAGGAACAGGATCCCTGACCGGAGGAGCCATGGTCTCTGTTGGTGGAGCAATGGCTGGAGATGTAGGCGTGGGCACAATCCTGGATGGTGGCTCCTGGATAGCTGTGGTTGGGGGCCCAATGGCAGTGACAGGTGTGGGTGTGGCATGGATCTGCCTCCGGATGCGTTTGGGGAGAGGGGGCTTCTTGTTGGCGATATGCCAACCCACCACGGGGTAACCAAGCTGGGCAGACATAGCACCCTCCCTGGCAGGGGCCTCCACACCACGAATGTCAGGCACACTGTTCTGGTTCAGGGAGCAGCCCAGCTTCCAGGAAAGCAGGGCCCCATTCTCTACCACTTTTTTTGCATTTCCTGGCCCAGCCATGAAGGCTGACATGTCAAACAGTCTGTTATTCACCACTGGCACCAGCTTCATGTTGTGAAGTTCCACTTCTGAGAAGCTCCGCATCCTGTGGAGGAGGTCAATCCTTTGCTTTGGGGTCATCTTGGTAAGGTCAGCATCCAGAATTACCGTCAGGACAGTCACAGGCTCATCGGCAGCACAGGCAGATGACACCACATCACCAGGGTCTGGTGATGCTGCCCGCAAGGACTGTGGCTCACTGTGGTCTTCAGGGTAGACCTCAATAGAAAACACGCTGGAGGCCTGGGGGATGTGGCTCCCATTGGCCCCCAGCCGTGCAGCGCTCACGGAAATGTAATGCACACCCTTATCGGTGTCAAGGGGGAGGCCTTCCAGGGTGTGGCTCTCCGAGTCCCAGTGCAGCCAGGACGGCAAGGCCTCCTTCCCTGCCGCTGATACCTAGAAGAGACACCAGTATGAGTTCAGTGCTACTGTCACTGCGTAACCTGAAAATGATCACAACAGTTAACCACTGGCCTAGCCTGAACTGTGTGATAGGCTTGAGCTATAATTCAGAATTTTGCTCAAGCAATATGCCTGGTGTAGAGTGACTTTCCTGCTCAGAGCGGAAATGCACACAGGTCTAGGTGCAAGGTACAACTCAAGGTCCCCAAACGACTCACTTTATAACCACCACATTACATTCAAGGATAGTGGGGCACATCTGGGTAGCAAACACAGTTAATTGTATCTAATGCCTTAATTAACCCTGCTTTTCAAACCTCAACAAAAATGACAATACCCAGGATGGGAGACTAGAAACAACTATTCTAGAAGAGAGTTTATCAAAGGCATTCCAAGGAGCTCTGGTCTCTCAAAAAGAGAGTTCTATTTGGGAAATGTACAGAGCCCACCTCTGCCCTTGGAGAGCCCAGGTACAGAAGCAGGCCTAAGGAACTCATCCCCTTATTCCACCCAACAGCACCTCCCAGACTTATTTCAAGGTGGAAGTCCTTTTCCAAAAGAACATAACTGGTAATACTCAAAGAATCCAAAGGAATGCTACCATAAAGACTTCCACCATCAGCTGACAAGAGGGAAACAAGATTTCCCTTTTACCCAGGCCCCATCTAGGACTCTTCTCACCTTGGGGAAACTCCTCGACTCCTCCCCTCAGTGCAAGGAAGGTGGCACCCATTCTCTAGTCTGCCTGAAGGCACTCTCAGTTCCACTGTCCTGTCCCATCAAATCCAGAGACACACTGGCCAATAGACGGCATTTCTTACTGCCAGCCTCAGTCCAGGAATTGCCCTTAATGGCCATTGCTCGTCAGCAGAGGGACACTAAAATGCTTCCCTCCCTGTAGCAGGAAGGCCAGAGCCATGCCTGTTGGGCTCCCCAGTGGCTCTTATGCCTTGGGCTTCTGAGTGCTGGGGAGGAGACCCTAAGCTTGTACCTGATCTTCCTAGCCAGGACGCAAGTATCCGAGCAATATGCCATTCCATCAACCTTAT from Equus caballus isolate H_3958 breed thoroughbred chromosome 16, TB-T2T, whole genome shotgun sequence harbors:
- the DAG1 gene encoding dystroglycan 1 isoform X2, giving the protein MRMSVSLSLLLPLWGRTFLLLLCVAVTQSRWPSEPSEAVRDWENQLEASMHSVLSDLHEAVPTVVGIPDGTAVVGRSFRVTIPTDLIASNGEVIKVSAAGKEALPSWLHWDSESHTLEGLPLDTDKGVHYISVSAARLGANGSHIPQASSVFSIEVYPEDHSEPQSLRAASPDPGDVVSSACAADEPVTVLTVILDADLTKMTPKQRIDLLHRMRSFSEVELHNMKLVPVVNNRLFDMSAFMAGPGNAKKVVENGALLSWKLGCSLNQNSVPDIRGVEAPAREGAMSAQLGYPVVGWHIANKKPPLPKRIRRQIHATPTPVTAIGPPTTAIQEPPSRIVPTPTSPAIAPPTETMAPPVRDPVPGKPTVTIRTRGAIIQTPTLGPIQPTRVSEAGTTVSGQIRPTMTIPGYVEPTAVVTPPTTTTKKPRVSTPKSATPSTDSSTTTTRRPTKKPRTPRPVPRVTTKAPITRLETASPPTRIRTTTSGVPRGEPNQRPELKNHIDRVDAWVGTYFEVKIPSDTFYDNEDTTTDKLKLTLKLREQQLVGEKSWVQFNSNSQLMYGLPDSSHVGKHEYFMHATDKGGLSAVDAFEIHVHRRPQGDKAPARFKAKFVGDPAPVLNDIHKKIALVKKLAFAFGDRNCSTITLQNITRGSIVVEWTNNTLPLEPCPKEQITGLSRRIAEDDGKPRAAFLNALEPDFKAMSIAVTGSGSCRHLQFIPVAPPKKVPSEAPPTEVPARDPEKSSEDDVYLHTVIPAVVVAAILLIAGIIAMICYRKKRKGKLTLEDQATFIKKGVPIIFADELDDSKPPPSSSMPLILQEEKAPLPPPEYPNQSVPETTPLNQDTVGEYTPLRDEDPNAPPYQPPPPFTAPMEGKGSRPKNMTPYRSPPPYVPP
- the DAG1 gene encoding dystroglycan 1 isoform X1 — translated: MAWKYLLICIRGKSGRPNAVDGWPVVARPVLEPDHPWLVGIVSETQRPRARRGAPPPLPVQSAPGDPGRVRGTDLAGCGAGLPGWGVFFRAGAWRANGQRGTGEGGACARVRRAAGQPTQAEAGVAPIASRCRAELPAGLAAALACQAVARLPPRAPPSRSAPSHRPVRALAEAAVRRSPSSGSAAAEVEAGWRRVPGERRWRGRLAARRSEHLPRPARQRSVSAAGKEALPSWLHWDSESHTLEGLPLDTDKGVHYISVSAARLGANGSHIPQASSVFSIEVYPEDHSEPQSLRAASPDPGDVVSSACAADEPVTVLTVILDADLTKMTPKQRIDLLHRMRSFSEVELHNMKLVPVVNNRLFDMSAFMAGPGNAKKVVENGALLSWKLGCSLNQNSVPDIRGVEAPAREGAMSAQLGYPVVGWHIANKKPPLPKRIRRQIHATPTPVTAIGPPTTAIQEPPSRIVPTPTSPAIAPPTETMAPPVRDPVPGKPTVTIRTRGAIIQTPTLGPIQPTRVSEAGTTVSGQIRPTMTIPGYVEPTAVVTPPTTTTKKPRVSTPKSATPSTDSSTTTTRRPTKKPRTPRPVPRVTTKAPITRLETASPPTRIRTTTSGVPRGEPNQRPELKNHIDRVDAWVGTYFEVKIPSDTFYDNEDTTTDKLKLTLKLREQQLVGEKSWVQFNSNSQLMYGLPDSSHVGKHEYFMHATDKGGLSAVDAFEIHVHRRPQGDKAPARFKAKFVGDPAPVLNDIHKKIALVKKLAFAFGDRNCSTITLQNITRGSIVVEWTNNTLPLEPCPKEQITGLSRRIAEDDGKPRAAFLNALEPDFKAMSIAVTGSGSCRHLQFIPVAPPKKVPSEAPPTEVPARDPEKSSEDDVYLHTVIPAVVVAAILLIAGIIAMICYRKKRKGKLTLEDQATFIKKGVPIIFADELDDSKPPPSSSMPLILQEEKAPLPPPEYPNQSVPETTPLNQDTVGEYTPLRDEDPNAPPYQPPPPFTAPMEGKGSRPKNMTPYRSPPPYVPP